A genomic segment from Aegilops tauschii subsp. strangulata cultivar AL8/78 chromosome 1, Aet v6.0, whole genome shotgun sequence encodes:
- the LOC120964234 gene encoding G-type lectin S-receptor-like serine/threonine-protein kinase At2g19130, with amino-acid sequence MVGWWCMPPLYILLGLLLLHTAPWCSSAAATEDTLTAGQALGVGDKLVSRNGKFALGFFQPAASSISKSSRNATSPSSSWYLGIWFNKIPVFTTVWVANREEPITHPNLNLTQLKISSDDNLVIINHAAKTESIVWSTHIVNRKTSSINTTASIAVVLLNSGNLALLANSQDMLWQSFDYPTDVALPGAKLGRNKVPGFIRQYISKKSLIDLGLGSYSIELDSTGIVLKHRNPSVVYWHWASSRTSSLNLVQLIKTTLDLDPRTKGLINPAYVDNDQEEYYMYTSPDESSSSVFVSLDISGQIKVNVWSQASQSWQSIYSEPADPCTPPATCGPFTVCNGIAHPSCDCMESFSQKSPQDLEFEDRTGGCIRNTPLHCSTSGNNKNMTNSTDIFHPIAQVALPYNPQIVDVATKSKCEEACLGSCSCTAYSYSNSRCSVWHGELFSVNLNDGIDNNSEDVLYLRLAAKDLLPGSRKNERKPKAGVVTIVSIIGFGLIMVMLLLLIWRYKFKWCGLPIYDNPGSAGGIIAFRYTHLVRATKSFSEKLGGGGFGSVYKGVLSDSMTTIAVKRLDGARQGEKQFRAEVSSIGLIQHINLVKLIGFCCEGDHRLLVYEHMLNGSLDSHLFKKSNANVVVLNWNIRCQISLGVARGLCYLHQGCRECIIHCDIKPENILLDASFVPKVADFGLAAFVGRDFSRILTSVRGTVGYLAPEWLTGVAITPKVDVYGFGMVLLEIISGRRNSSPETSYNTSSSNSNQNIEYFPVQAISKLHSGDLKSLVDPRLHGDFNLEEAERICKVACWCIQDNELDRPTMGEVVRVLEGLQEIDVPPMPRLLAAITE; translated from the exons ATGGTTGGCTGGTGGTG CATGCCTCCCCTCTACATACTACTCGGGCTTCTCCTCTTGCACACTGCTCCTTGGTGCTCCTCTGCAGCTGCCACTGAAGACACTCTCACGGCAGGCCAAGCGCTCGGCGTTGGTGACAAGCTCGTCTCAAGAAACGGCAAGTTCGCCCTTGGCTTCTTCCAGCCAGCAGCAAGCAGCATCAGTAAGTCGTCCCGCAATGCCACCTCCCCCAGCTCCAGCTGGTACCTTGGCATATGGTTCAATAAGATCCCCGTTTTCACTACCGTGTGGGTTGCTAATAGAGAGGAGCCCATCACCCACCCCAATCTCAACCTGACACAGCTCAAGATCTCAAGCGATGACAATCTTGTCATCATAAACCATGCCGCCAAAACTGAATCCATTGTTTGGTCCACTCACATTGTCAATAGGAAAACTAGTAGCATAAACACCACCGCCTCTATAGCCGTTGTTCTCTTGAACAGTGGTAACCTTGCCCTACTCGCAAATAGCCAAGACATGTTGTGGCAGAGCTTTGACTACCCAACAGATGTTGCGCTTCCTGGTGCCAAGTTAGGCCGGAACAAGGTCCCCGGTTTCATTCGTCAGTACATATCAAAGAAAAGCCTCATTGATCTGGGTCTAGGGTCATACAGCATTGAACTAGACAGCACCGGGATCGTCCTCAAGCATCGCAACCCCTCGGTAGTGTACTGGCATTGGGCATCCTCCAGAACATCATCGTTGAATCTTGTGCAATTAATCAAGACCACGTTAGATTTGGATCCCCGGACAAAAGGTTTGATTAACCCAGCATATGTTGACAACGACCAAGAGGAGTACTACATGTACACTTCGCCGGATGAATCATCGTCTTCTGTGTTTGTCTCACTAGACATCTCTGGTCAGATAAAGGTGAATGTTTGGTCACAAGCCAGCCAGTCTTGGCAAAGCATATATTCCGAGCCTGCCGATCCCTGCACTCCGCCTGCTACTTGCGGACCTTTCACGGTCTGCAACGGCATTGCACATCCATCATGTGACTGTATGGAGAGCTTCTCCCAGAAGTCACCGCAGGATTTGGAGTTTGAGGATCGAACAGGAGGATGCATCAGAAACACACCGTTACATTGCAGCACTAGTGGTAACAACAAAAACATGACAAATTCAACAGACATATTCCACCCCATTGCTCAAGTTGCACTGCCCTACAACCCGCAAATTGTAGATGTTGCTACTAAAAGTAAATGTGAAGAAGCATGTCTTGGTTCCTGCTCCTGCACTGCCTATTCCTATAGCAATAGCAGATGCTCTGTCTGGCATGGGGAATTGTTTAGTGTAAATCTTAATGATGGCATTGATAATAATTCTGAAGATGTTCTTTATCTTCGCCTTGCTGCCAAAGATTTGCTACCAGGTTCCAGAAAAAACGAAAGAAAACCAAAGGCAGGAGTTGTTACCATTGTAagtattattggttttgggttaATAATGGTCATGCTGTTGTTACTGATTTGGAGGTACAAATTCAAGTGGTGTGGTTTGCCTATATACGACAATCCAGGTAGTGCTGGTGGAATCATAGCCTTCAGATACACTCACTTGGTTCGTGCTACTAAAAGCTTCTCAGAAAAGCTTGGAGGAGGTGGTTTTGGTTCTGTATACAAGGGGGTGTTAAGTGACTCAATGACTACTATAGCAGTGAAAAGGCTCGATGGTGCCCGTCAAGGAGAGAAGCAATTCAGGGCCGAGGTGAGCTCAATTGGACTGATCCAACACATAAACCTAGTCAAATTGATTGGTTTCTGCTGCGAAGGTGATCACAGATTACTTGTGTATGAACACATGTTAAATGGGTCTCTTGATAGTCATCTATTTAAGAAGAGCAATGCAAATGTTGTTGTCCTGAATTGGAACATCAGATGTCAGATATCCCTAGGAGTTGCTAGAGGATTGTGCTACTTGCATCAGGGTTGTCGTGAGTGCATCATACACTGCGATATTAAGCCAGAGAACATACTTCTGGATGCATCATTTGTTCCTAAAGTTGCAGACTTTGGGTTGGCAGCGTTTGTGGGAAGGGATTTCAGCCGAATTCTGACTTCAGTCAGAGGAACTGTGGGTTATCTTGCCCCAGAGTGGCTTACTGGAGTGGCGATCACACCGAAAGTCGATGTTTACGGATTCGGCATGGTGCTATTGGAAATCATATCAGGAAGGAGGAATTCCTCACCTGAAACATCGTACAACACCAGCAGCAGCAACAGTAACCAGAATATTGAATACTTCCCTGTGCAAGCCATAAGCAAGCTTCACAGTGGAGATTTGAAGAGTTTGGTGGATCCACGGTTACATGGTGACTTCAACTTGGAAGAGGCTGAAAGGATTTGCAAAGTTGCATGTTGGTGCATCCAAGATAATGAGTTGGATCGGCCGACCATGGGTGAAGTAGTCCGGGTTCTCGAGGGTCTACAGGAGATTGATGTGCCCCCAATGCCAAGACTGCTTGCAGCTATAACGGAATAA